In Nocardioides faecalis, the following proteins share a genomic window:
- a CDS encoding UDP-N-acetylmuramoyl-tripeptide--D-alanyl-D-alanine ligase, whose amino-acid sequence MNPIRLSEVAAVVGGTLHGEDVLVTAPAYIDSRAPIPGGLFVAVAGERVDGHDFAAGAHAVLGTRPTAAPTVVTDDSVAALGRLARHQIDATSASVFALTGSQGKTGTKDYLAAVLASLAGEDAVVATRANHNNELGVPLTVLRADDSTRHVVVEMGARGGGHIAYLCSIAPPRIAAVLNVGTAHVGEFGSREAIAQAKGEIVEALDADGVAVLNADDPLVAAMARRTTARVLTFGAEAAVRWRDVSYDALGRPTFELGHDGAWHPVTLRQVGGHQVANAAAAAAMALAAGYDVAAVAAALSEAEAASPMRMQLSERADGLVVVNDAYNANPESTLAALEALMRIASARPGGRSIAVLGEMRELGAEHEAGHRSVGAAAVALGVDVLVVVGEQAAPVAAGAADAAGGAASGWQGDVVVTAGREEAAAWVRQNARAEDVVLVKASRGAALELVAQTILEGTTA is encoded by the coding sequence ATGAACCCGATCAGGCTCTCCGAGGTCGCCGCCGTCGTCGGTGGCACGCTGCACGGCGAGGACGTGCTCGTCACCGCGCCGGCCTACATCGACAGCCGCGCCCCGATCCCCGGCGGGCTCTTCGTCGCCGTCGCCGGTGAGCGCGTCGACGGACACGACTTCGCCGCCGGCGCCCACGCCGTGCTCGGCACCCGGCCCACGGCCGCCCCCACCGTCGTGACCGACGACTCGGTGGCGGCGCTGGGCCGGCTCGCCCGGCACCAGATCGATGCGACCAGCGCCAGCGTCTTCGCGCTCACCGGGTCCCAGGGCAAGACCGGGACCAAGGACTATCTCGCCGCGGTCCTGGCCAGCCTCGCCGGCGAGGACGCGGTGGTGGCCACCCGCGCCAACCACAACAACGAGCTCGGCGTGCCGCTCACCGTGCTGCGCGCCGACGACTCCACCCGCCACGTGGTGGTGGAGATGGGGGCGCGTGGCGGTGGCCACATCGCCTACCTGTGCTCGATCGCCCCGCCGCGGATCGCCGCCGTGCTCAACGTGGGCACCGCCCACGTGGGCGAGTTCGGCAGCCGGGAGGCGATCGCGCAGGCCAAGGGCGAGATCGTGGAGGCCCTCGACGCCGACGGCGTCGCGGTGCTCAACGCCGACGACCCGTTGGTGGCCGCCATGGCGCGTCGTACGACGGCGCGGGTGCTCACCTTCGGTGCCGAGGCGGCCGTCCGCTGGCGCGACGTCTCCTACGACGCGCTCGGCCGCCCCACGTTCGAGCTCGGTCACGACGGCGCGTGGCACCCGGTCACGCTGCGCCAGGTCGGCGGGCACCAGGTGGCCAACGCCGCCGCCGCGGCCGCCATGGCCCTGGCCGCCGGGTACGACGTCGCCGCTGTCGCGGCCGCGCTGTCGGAGGCCGAGGCCGCCTCCCCGATGCGCATGCAGCTGAGCGAGCGCGCCGACGGGCTGGTCGTGGTGAACGACGCCTACAACGCCAACCCGGAGTCCACCCTCGCCGCGCTGGAGGCCCTGATGCGGATCGCGTCGGCCCGGCCCGGTGGCCGGTCGATCGCGGTGCTGGGTGAGATGCGCGAGCTCGGCGCCGAGCACGAGGCCGGGCACCGCTCGGTGGGTGCGGCGGCCGTTGCGCTGGGTGTCGACGTGCTGGTCGTGGTGGGGGAGCAGGCCGCGCCGGTGGCGGCCGGCGCCGCGGATGCGGCGGGAGGCGCCGCATCCGGCTGGCAGGGTGACGTAGTCGTCACGGCGGGCCGGGAGGAGGCTGCCGCCTGGGTGCGGCAGAATGCGCGGGCGGAGGACGTCGTCCTCGTCAAGGCGTCGCGTGGCGCCGCCTTGGAGCTCGTGGCACAGACGATCCTGGAGGGAACGACAGCGTGA
- the mraY gene encoding phospho-N-acetylmuramoyl-pentapeptide-transferase yields the protein MRAILLGGGISLLISLLGTRVVISLFTQWGYGQEIRDDGPTSHHTKRGTPTMGGVVIILAAVIGYFAAKLITFTPPSASALLLLFLFVGMGLVGFLDDFIKISKQRSLGLRSKAKMAGQTVIALVFGWLALSPWLEDENGRTPASEKLSFLRELDWFVLPTILALLLIWLFVAGFSNAVNLTDGLDGLAAGACAMVFGAYMLVNIWQSNQFCQDVPSASCYNVRDPLDLAIIAAAITGACFGFLWWNASPAKIFMGDTGSLALGSALAGFAILTRTELLLVILGGLFVLETMSVMLQVGFFKLTKGKRIFRMAPIHHHFEMLGWEQVTVVIRFWIITGLFVATGLGLFYAEWVSKL from the coding sequence GTGAGAGCGATCCTGCTCGGAGGTGGAATCTCACTGCTGATCTCGTTGCTGGGCACCCGGGTGGTCATCAGCCTGTTCACCCAGTGGGGCTACGGCCAGGAGATCCGCGACGACGGCCCGACCAGCCACCACACCAAGCGCGGCACGCCCACGATGGGCGGGGTGGTCATCATCCTGGCCGCCGTGATCGGCTACTTCGCCGCCAAGCTGATCACCTTCACCCCGCCCAGCGCCTCGGCACTGCTGCTGCTCTTCCTGTTCGTCGGGATGGGCCTGGTCGGCTTCCTCGACGACTTCATCAAGATCTCCAAGCAGCGCAGCCTGGGGCTGCGCAGCAAGGCCAAGATGGCCGGGCAGACGGTGATCGCGCTGGTCTTCGGCTGGCTGGCGCTCTCGCCGTGGCTGGAGGACGAGAACGGCCGCACGCCGGCCAGCGAGAAGCTCTCCTTCCTGCGTGAGCTCGACTGGTTCGTGCTGCCCACGATCCTCGCGCTCCTGCTGATCTGGCTCTTCGTCGCCGGGTTCTCCAACGCCGTCAACCTCACCGACGGCCTCGACGGCCTCGCCGCGGGCGCCTGCGCGATGGTGTTTGGCGCCTACATGCTGGTCAACATCTGGCAGAGCAACCAGTTCTGCCAGGACGTGCCCAGCGCGTCCTGCTACAACGTGCGGGACCCGCTCGACCTCGCGATCATCGCCGCGGCCATCACCGGGGCCTGCTTCGGCTTCCTGTGGTGGAACGCCTCGCCGGCGAAGATCTTCATGGGTGACACCGGCTCCCTGGCGCTCGGCAGCGCGCTCGCCGGGTTCGCGATCCTCACCCGCACCGAGCTGCTGCTGGTCATCCTCGGCGGCCTGTTCGTCCTCGAGACGATGTCGGTGATGCTGCAGGTCGGCTTCTTCAAGCTCACCAAGGGCAAGCGGATCTTCCGGATGGCCCCCATCCACCACCACTTCGAGATGCTCGGCTGGGAGCAGGTCACCGTGGTGATCCGGTTCTGGATCATCACCGGCCTCTTCGTGGCCACCGGCCTGGGCCTGTTCTACGCGGAGTGGGTGTCGAAGCTGTGA
- a CDS encoding UDP-N-acetylmuramoyl-L-alanyl-D-glutamate--2,6-diaminopimelate ligase has protein sequence MAALLGVPGTFADVRVGGLTLDSRRVQPGDLYAALPGARAHGAAFVAQAAEAGAVAVLTDPAGAEQAVAGLPLLVVPDPRAVLGSLAAQVYGDPAAALTTIGVTGTQGKTTVTRLLDGGLLAAGVRSAAIGTVGTRIAGEEVKTSLTTPEAPDLHGLFARMRELDVSACAMEVSSHALVLGRVDGVRFDVAVFTNLGRDHLDFHADVEEYFAAKALLFTPEHARLGLVCIDDEHGRRLLEQATIPVRSYALGDPDADWTAHDVDSHADGSRFVVHGPDGLRVPAAVPLPGAFNVANALAAIAAAAEAGLDPHAVADGIARSGGVPGRLERVPTSLDLSVVVDYAHKPDALEAVLNTLRPVTRGRLVAIVGAGGDRDRGKRPVMGEIAARLADVVVVTDDNPRTEDPAAIRAEVLAGARSAETTGAARAEVREVGDRGAAIRETLAGAGPGDVVLIAGKGHESGQEVAGVVHPFDDREVAREVLRELEEKR, from the coding sequence CTGGCGGCGCTGCTCGGTGTGCCCGGCACGTTCGCCGACGTGCGCGTCGGTGGCCTCACGCTGGACTCGCGCCGGGTGCAGCCGGGCGACCTCTACGCCGCGCTGCCCGGCGCCCGGGCCCACGGCGCCGCGTTCGTCGCGCAGGCCGCCGAGGCCGGCGCCGTCGCGGTGCTCACCGACCCGGCCGGGGCCGAGCAGGCCGTCGCCGGGCTTCCGCTGCTCGTGGTGCCCGACCCGCGCGCGGTGCTCGGCTCGCTCGCCGCGCAGGTGTACGGCGACCCCGCCGCCGCGCTGACGACGATCGGCGTCACCGGCACCCAGGGCAAGACCACCGTGACCCGGTTGCTCGACGGCGGGCTGCTGGCCGCCGGGGTGCGCAGTGCGGCGATCGGCACCGTCGGCACCCGCATCGCCGGCGAGGAGGTCAAGACCTCGCTGACCACGCCGGAGGCTCCCGACCTGCACGGCCTGTTCGCGCGGATGCGCGAGCTCGACGTCAGCGCGTGCGCGATGGAGGTCTCCAGCCATGCGCTGGTGCTGGGTCGCGTCGACGGCGTCCGCTTCGACGTCGCCGTCTTCACCAACCTCGGCCGCGACCACCTCGACTTCCACGCCGACGTCGAGGAGTACTTCGCGGCCAAGGCGCTGCTGTTCACCCCCGAGCACGCCCGCCTCGGCCTGGTCTGCATCGACGACGAGCACGGGCGGCGGCTGCTGGAGCAGGCCACGATCCCGGTGCGCAGCTATGCCCTCGGCGATCCCGACGCCGACTGGACGGCGCACGACGTGGACTCGCACGCGGACGGGTCGCGGTTCGTGGTGCACGGCCCCGATGGGCTGCGCGTCCCGGCCGCCGTGCCGCTGCCCGGTGCCTTCAACGTCGCCAACGCGCTGGCCGCGATCGCGGCGGCCGCCGAGGCCGGCCTCGACCCCCACGCCGTCGCCGACGGCATCGCCCGCTCGGGCGGCGTGCCCGGTCGCCTGGAGCGGGTGCCGACCAGCCTCGACCTCTCGGTGGTCGTCGACTACGCCCACAAGCCCGACGCCCTCGAGGCGGTGCTGAACACGCTGCGGCCCGTCACCCGCGGCCGGCTGGTCGCGATCGTCGGCGCAGGCGGCGACCGTGACCGCGGCAAGCGCCCGGTGATGGGGGAGATCGCCGCGCGCCTCGCCGACGTCGTGGTGGTCACCGACGACAACCCGCGCACCGAGGACCCGGCCGCGATCCGGGCCGAGGTGCTGGCCGGTGCCCGCAGCGCCGAGACCACGGGAGCTGCCCGGGCGGAGGTCCGTGAGGTCGGCGACCGGGGCGCGGCGATCCGCGAGACCCTCGCCGGCGCCGGGCCCGGCGACGTGGTGCTGATCGCCGGCAAGGGACACGAGAGCGGACAGGAGGTCGCCGGCGTGGTGCACCCGTTCGACGACCGTGAGGTGGCCCGCGAGGTGCTTCGCGAGCTGGAGGAGAAGCGATGA
- a CDS encoding peptidoglycan D,D-transpeptidase FtsI family protein: protein MSRTNPLRRISRDAAERRGAPHRRLQIGFLLIAIVLSVFAGRLIQLQGLDPKAYAQMAAAEGSQVVTLPARRGEILDRNGEALAESVDGRMVIADPAVTAKVAPELATFLAQELGVDYFETLARLRVEGSRYQYVARQVPASKAEKVVADAKERFAEDDRPFVGLATERDPVRVYPNRDVAANVIGFLAENGEKGAKAAIVGRAGLEDAFDTFLSGKDGEARYDMGAGNRIPLGENTMTPAVDGKDLRTTIDRDLQFYAQRVLQQTVERSDGESGIAVIMDSRTGQLLALADYPTYDVSDPYEYPKERYTSSALTDVFEPGSVGKVLTISSLVDAGLAFKEQKLKVPGRLNRQDRPIGDYWDHGTLRLTLAGVMAKSSNVGTVLAADQFKRGQLRSYLLAFGLGSQTGVGLGGESKGIVPQGAAWTSQVGDRVAFGQSLSVNAVQMTAAVNTIANGGVRVDPSLVTGSAVTDEGRTVGSDSARTRRVISEAAATETMLMMERVLDPEEGVAPRAAVPGYRVAGKTGTAQRVVDGRYDGSTSVSFAGFAPADDPRFTIYVVVHAPRSGSGGGSVAGPAFSKLMSYTLRRYGVPPTGAKPNQTPVEW from the coding sequence TTGAGCCGAACCAACCCACTGCGCAGGATCAGCCGTGACGCCGCGGAGCGGCGCGGGGCGCCGCACCGGCGCCTGCAGATCGGCTTCCTGCTGATCGCGATCGTGCTGTCCGTCTTCGCCGGACGCCTGATCCAGCTCCAAGGCCTGGACCCGAAGGCCTACGCCCAGATGGCGGCCGCGGAGGGATCGCAGGTCGTGACGCTGCCGGCGAGGCGCGGTGAGATCCTCGACCGCAACGGCGAGGCGCTCGCCGAGAGCGTCGACGGGCGGATGGTCATCGCCGACCCGGCGGTGACCGCCAAGGTCGCACCCGAGCTCGCGACGTTCCTGGCCCAGGAGCTCGGCGTCGACTACTTCGAGACCCTCGCCAGGCTCCGGGTCGAGGGCAGCCGCTACCAGTACGTCGCGCGCCAGGTCCCGGCCAGCAAGGCCGAGAAGGTCGTCGCCGACGCCAAGGAGCGATTCGCCGAGGACGACCGCCCCTTCGTCGGGCTGGCCACCGAGCGCGACCCGGTCCGGGTCTACCCGAACCGCGACGTCGCCGCGAACGTGATCGGGTTCCTGGCCGAGAACGGCGAGAAGGGCGCCAAGGCCGCCATCGTCGGCCGGGCCGGCCTGGAGGACGCCTTCGACACCTTCCTGTCCGGCAAGGACGGCGAGGCCCGCTACGACATGGGGGCGGGCAACCGCATCCCGCTCGGTGAGAACACGATGACGCCCGCCGTCGACGGCAAGGACCTGCGCACCACCATCGACCGCGACCTGCAGTTCTACGCCCAGCGCGTGCTGCAGCAGACCGTGGAGCGCTCCGACGGCGAGTCCGGCATCGCGGTGATCATGGACAGCCGCACCGGGCAGCTGCTCGCGCTGGCCGACTACCCGACGTACGACGTCTCGGACCCCTACGAGTACCCCAAGGAGCGCTACACCTCCTCGGCGCTGACCGACGTCTTCGAGCCGGGCTCGGTCGGCAAGGTGCTCACGATCAGCTCCCTGGTCGACGCCGGCCTGGCGTTCAAGGAGCAGAAGCTCAAGGTGCCGGGCAGGCTGAACCGGCAGGACCGCCCGATCGGCGACTACTGGGACCACGGCACGCTGCGGCTCACGCTGGCGGGCGTGATGGCCAAGTCGTCCAACGTGGGCACCGTGCTCGCCGCCGACCAGTTCAAGCGTGGCCAGCTGCGCTCGTACCTGCTCGCCTTCGGCCTGGGCTCCCAGACCGGCGTCGGCCTCGGCGGGGAGAGCAAGGGCATCGTGCCCCAGGGTGCGGCCTGGACCTCCCAGGTCGGCGACCGCGTCGCGTTCGGTCAGTCGCTGTCGGTCAACGCGGTGCAGATGACCGCCGCGGTCAACACCATCGCCAACGGCGGCGTGCGGGTCGACCCCAGCCTGGTCACCGGCTCGGCGGTCACCGACGAGGGACGCACCGTGGGCAGCGACTCCGCCCGTACCCGCCGCGTGATCAGCGAGGCGGCGGCCACCGAGACGATGCTGATGATGGAGCGGGTCCTGGACCCCGAGGAGGGCGTCGCCCCGCGGGCCGCCGTGCCCGGCTACCGCGTCGCCGGCAAGACCGGCACCGCCCAGCGCGTCGTCGACGGCCGCTACGACGGCAGCACCTCGGTCTCCTTCGCCGGATTCGCCCCCGCCGACGACCCGCGCTTCACGATTTACGTCGTCGTGCACGCTCCACGGTCGGGCTCGGGTGGTGGCAGCGTGGCCGGTCCGGCATTCTCGAAGCTGATGAGCTACACGTTGCGCCGCTATGGAGTCCCGCCGACCGGGGCCAAGCCGAACCAGACCCCGGTCGAGTGGTGA
- the mraZ gene encoding division/cell wall cluster transcriptional repressor MraZ encodes MGTYTPKLDEKGRVFLPAKFRERLAEGIVVTQGQERCLVVWPTDVFAEEAERAAARPMTSRSARRYARILFAGGDESRPDKQGRIGIPAHLREYAGLERDVVVIGVRDRLEIWNPAAWREFQAEALEDYSDLDEDDD; translated from the coding sequence ATGGGCACCTACACCCCGAAGCTCGACGAGAAGGGCCGCGTCTTCCTCCCCGCGAAGTTCAGGGAGCGGCTGGCGGAGGGCATCGTGGTGACACAGGGGCAGGAGAGGTGCCTGGTCGTGTGGCCCACCGACGTCTTCGCCGAGGAGGCCGAGCGGGCCGCGGCCCGCCCCATGACCAGTCGCTCGGCCCGTCGCTACGCCCGGATCCTGTTCGCCGGCGGTGACGAGAGCCGTCCCGACAAGCAGGGCCGGATCGGCATCCCGGCGCACCTGCGTGAGTACGCCGGCCTCGAGCGCGACGTCGTCGTGATCGGTGTGCGTGACCGGCTGGAGATCTGGAACCCCGCCGCCTGGCGCGAGTTCCAGGCCGAGGCGCTGGAGGACTACTCCGACCTGGACGAGGACGACGACTAG
- the ftsW gene encoding putative lipid II flippase FtsW, protein MTPAPRRTGWLGAVQDALGRPLTTYYLLLGATALLLTIGLIMVLSASSVASFRQTGDSYTVVRRQLMWVALGVPCAFIASRVSVRWVRGLSYPAFTLSLILLGLTAAIGVEVGGNTNWLALGPVQIQPSEIAKLSLVIWAAHIYANKERRLANLHQMLVPVVPGMVLATGLVVIGRDLGTALVFFALLVAMLWVVGAPGRLFVLALMSVSAVALAMAATSSVRAARLANFVDPFKDYHGTGWQPAHGLYALSSGGVFGEGIGASQQKWGQLPEAHTDFIFAVLGEELGLVGTLLVVGLFLVIAYAGIRVARETKDPFVRYCSFGIVVWLLGQMIINVGMVLALLPVIGIPLPLVSYGGSSLLPTLAALGLVIGFARREPAAARALKQRRRASSAGLSARR, encoded by the coding sequence GTGACGCCGGCCCCACGTCGTACCGGATGGCTGGGAGCGGTCCAGGACGCCCTCGGCCGGCCGCTGACCACCTACTACCTGCTGCTCGGCGCCACCGCGCTGCTGCTCACCATCGGGCTGATCATGGTGCTCAGCGCCTCCAGCGTCGCCTCCTTCCGCCAGACCGGCGACTCCTACACCGTCGTACGACGCCAGCTGATGTGGGTCGCGCTCGGTGTGCCGTGCGCCTTCATCGCCTCCCGGGTCTCGGTGCGCTGGGTGCGCGGGCTGTCCTACCCGGCCTTCACGCTCTCGCTGATCCTGCTCGGGCTGACGGCCGCGATCGGCGTCGAGGTCGGCGGCAACACGAACTGGCTCGCGCTCGGGCCGGTGCAGATCCAGCCCTCGGAGATCGCGAAGCTGTCGCTGGTGATCTGGGCCGCCCACATCTACGCCAACAAGGAGCGCCGCCTGGCCAACCTGCACCAGATGCTGGTGCCGGTGGTGCCCGGCATGGTGCTGGCCACCGGCCTGGTCGTCATCGGTCGCGACCTCGGCACCGCGCTGGTGTTCTTCGCGCTGCTCGTCGCCATGCTGTGGGTGGTCGGCGCCCCGGGCAGGCTGTTCGTGCTCGCGCTGATGTCGGTCTCCGCGGTGGCGCTGGCGATGGCGGCGACCTCGTCGGTGCGCGCCGCCCGGCTGGCCAACTTCGTGGACCCGTTCAAGGACTACCACGGCACCGGCTGGCAGCCCGCGCACGGCCTCTACGCGCTGTCCAGCGGGGGAGTGTTCGGTGAGGGCATCGGGGCCAGCCAGCAGAAGTGGGGCCAGCTGCCGGAGGCCCACACCGACTTCATCTTCGCCGTGCTCGGCGAGGAGCTCGGCCTGGTCGGCACCCTGCTCGTGGTCGGGCTGTTCCTGGTCATCGCCTACGCCGGCATCCGGGTGGCGCGGGAGACCAAGGACCCGTTCGTGCGCTACTGCAGCTTCGGCATCGTGGTGTGGCTGCTCGGCCAGATGATCATCAACGTCGGCATGGTGCTGGCGCTGCTGCCGGTGATCGGCATCCCGCTGCCGCTGGTCTCCTACGGCGGCTCCAGCCTGCTGCCCACACTGGCCGCGCTGGGCCTGGTGATCGGCTTCGCCCGCCGCGAGCCGGCGGCGGCGCGCGCGCTGAAGCAGCGGCGCCGGGCCTCCTCCGCCGGGCTGTCGGCGCGTCGGTAG
- the rsmH gene encoding 16S rRNA (cytosine(1402)-N(4))-methyltransferase RsmH — MSGPRHVPVMLDRVVSLLAPALSEPGSVLVDATLGLGGHSEAVLTRLPQARVIGIDRDPDALAMSRERLAPFGDRFTGVHAVYDEIGDVLADAGLDTEAGVAGVLFDLGVSSMQLDVAERGFAYSVDAPLDMRMDGSTGPTAADVLNTYSAADLARVLKQYGEERMARRIADAVVRERAREPFTNSARLVELLYDVIPAPARRTGGHPAKRTFQALRMEVNDELRVLERAMPAAVAAIGLGGRVVVESYHSLEDRLVKRTFADAVRLDVPDDLPFVPEGAEPSYRLVTRGAEQADEAEIAENPRAASVRLRAIERVRPRGVGGDTSRTSKPSSTSRTSTDRETKGKGAF, encoded by the coding sequence ATGAGCGGTCCCCGCCACGTCCCCGTCATGCTCGACCGGGTCGTCTCCCTCCTCGCGCCTGCCCTGAGCGAGCCCGGCTCGGTCCTGGTCGACGCCACCCTGGGCCTCGGCGGCCACAGTGAGGCGGTCCTGACCCGCCTGCCGCAGGCCAGGGTGATCGGCATCGACCGTGACCCCGACGCGCTCGCGATGAGCCGGGAGCGCCTGGCCCCGTTCGGGGACCGGTTCACCGGCGTGCACGCGGTGTACGACGAGATCGGCGACGTCCTGGCCGACGCCGGCCTGGACACCGAGGCCGGCGTCGCCGGCGTGCTCTTCGACCTCGGGGTCTCCTCGATGCAGCTCGACGTCGCCGAGCGGGGCTTCGCCTACTCCGTCGACGCACCGCTGGACATGCGGATGGACGGCAGCACGGGGCCGACCGCGGCCGACGTGCTCAACACCTACAGCGCCGCCGACCTCGCCCGCGTGCTCAAGCAGTACGGCGAGGAGCGGATGGCCCGGCGGATCGCGGACGCCGTGGTCCGCGAGCGTGCCCGGGAGCCGTTCACCAACTCCGCACGTCTCGTGGAGCTGCTCTACGACGTCATCCCCGCCCCGGCCCGGCGCACCGGCGGCCACCCCGCGAAGCGCACCTTCCAGGCGCTGCGGATGGAGGTCAACGACGAGCTGCGCGTCCTCGAGCGGGCGATGCCGGCCGCGGTGGCGGCCATCGGGCTCGGCGGCCGGGTCGTCGTGGAGTCCTACCACTCCCTGGAGGACCGGCTGGTGAAGCGAACCTTCGCGGACGCCGTGCGCCTCGACGTGCCCGACGACCTGCCGTTCGTGCCCGAGGGGGCCGAGCCGTCGTACCGGCTGGTGACGCGGGGCGCGGAGCAGGCCGACGAGGCGGAGATCGCGGAGAACCCCCGCGCCGCGTCCGTGCGGCTGCGCGCCATCGAACGGGTCCGTCCACGCGGCGTCGGTGGCGACACCAGCAGGACCAGCAAGCCGAGCAGCACCAGCAGGACCAGCACCGACCGTGAGACCAAGGGCAAGGGAGCCTTCTAG
- the murD gene encoding UDP-N-acetylmuramoyl-L-alanine--D-glutamate ligase, giving the protein MGVEAVSRDVTTLGRRDAWTGVRAVVAGFGASGAAAVDNLLHLGADVHAVAESVSPRILERVELLEVLGARIDVHTGATHDLPAGDVDLLIVSPGFRPDAPIVTAARERGVVVWGEAELAWRLRDPANPAPWLCVTGTNGKTTTVQMLESILRAAGLRTVAAGNVGLPLTEAVMDPEGYDVLAVELSSFQLHSVQTMAAESAVVLNVAEDHLDWYENHGGMSGYARDKGRIYEGVERACVYNVADPVTEQLVRDADVVEGARAVGFTLGVPGPGMLGVVDEFLVDRAFIAERGTSAAELCTLDDLASQAPHFIANALAAAALARAHGVSQAAVRDGLRAFRPGDHRIAVVTEHEAVTWVDDSKATNPHAAASSLAAFDSVVWVAGGLAKGATFDDLVATVGSRLRAVVLLGEDRGLIADALSRHAPDVPVFDVESTETGDAESGSGGDLMRRVVAAAAGVAQPGDTVLLAPGCASMDRFTDYAARGDAFAAAVRKHTGTE; this is encoded by the coding sequence GTGGGTGTCGAAGCTGTGAGCCGCGACGTCACCACGCTGGGCCGGCGCGACGCCTGGACCGGCGTGCGGGCGGTCGTGGCCGGCTTCGGTGCCAGCGGTGCGGCCGCCGTCGACAACCTGCTGCACCTGGGCGCCGACGTGCACGCGGTCGCGGAGAGCGTCAGCCCGCGCATCCTCGAACGCGTCGAGCTGCTCGAGGTGCTCGGCGCGCGGATCGACGTGCACACCGGCGCGACCCACGACCTGCCCGCCGGCGACGTCGACCTGCTCATCGTCTCGCCGGGGTTCCGCCCCGACGCGCCGATCGTGACGGCCGCCCGCGAGCGCGGCGTCGTGGTGTGGGGCGAGGCGGAGCTGGCGTGGCGGCTGCGGGACCCCGCGAACCCGGCGCCGTGGCTGTGCGTCACCGGCACCAACGGCAAGACCACGACCGTGCAGATGCTCGAGTCGATCCTGCGCGCTGCGGGCCTGCGCACCGTCGCGGCCGGCAACGTCGGCCTGCCGCTCACCGAGGCCGTCATGGACCCCGAGGGATACGACGTCCTCGCCGTCGAGCTGTCCAGCTTCCAGCTGCACTCGGTGCAGACCATGGCCGCGGAGAGCGCCGTGGTGCTCAACGTCGCCGAGGACCACCTCGACTGGTACGAGAACCACGGCGGCATGTCCGGCTACGCCCGCGACAAGGGCCGCATCTACGAGGGTGTCGAGCGCGCCTGCGTCTACAACGTGGCCGACCCGGTCACCGAGCAGCTGGTCCGCGACGCCGACGTCGTCGAGGGGGCCCGCGCGGTCGGGTTCACCCTCGGCGTGCCCGGCCCCGGGATGCTCGGCGTGGTCGACGAGTTCCTGGTCGACCGGGCCTTCATCGCCGAGCGCGGCACCAGCGCCGCCGAGCTGTGCACCCTCGACGACCTGGCCTCCCAGGCGCCGCACTTCATCGCCAACGCCCTGGCCGCCGCCGCGCTGGCCCGCGCGCACGGCGTGAGCCAGGCCGCCGTGCGCGACGGCCTGCGCGCGTTCCGTCCCGGCGACCACCGGATCGCGGTGGTCACCGAGCACGAGGCAGTCACCTGGGTCGACGACTCCAAGGCCACCAACCCGCACGCCGCCGCCTCGTCGCTGGCCGCCTTCGACTCCGTGGTGTGGGTCGCCGGCGGGCTCGCCAAGGGCGCCACCTTCGACGACCTCGTCGCGACCGTCGGCTCCCGGCTGCGTGCCGTCGTGCTTCTCGGCGAGGACCGCGGCCTCATCGCCGACGCGCTTTCGCGACACGCACCCGATGTGCCCGTCTTCGACGTCGAGAGCACCGAGACTGGAGACGCTGAGAGTGGGTCCGGAGGGGACCTGATGAGGCGCGTCGTGGCGGCGGCCGCCGGCGTGGCCCAGCCGGGCGACACCGTGCTGCTGGCTCCGGGGTGTGCCTCGATGGACCGGTTCACCGACTACGCCGCCCGCGGGGACGCGTTCGCCGCGGCGGTGCGGAAGCACACCGGCACCGAGTAG